A part of Sugiyamaella lignohabitans strain CBS 10342 chromosome D, complete sequence genomic DNA contains:
- the UGA1 gene encoding 4-aminobutyrate transaminase (Gamma-aminobutyrate (GABA) transaminase; also known as 4-aminobutyrate aminotransferase; involved in the 4-aminobutyrate and glutamate degradation pathways; required for normal oxidative stress tolerance and nitrogen utilization; protein abundance increases in response to DNA replication stress; GO_component: GO:0005737 - cytoplasm [Evidence IEA,IEA]; GO_component: GO:0005829 - cytosol [Evidence IDA] [PMID 23740823]; GO_function: GO:0003867 - 4-aminobutyrate transaminase activity [Evidence IEA,IEA]; GO_function: GO:0003867 - 4-aminobutyrate transaminase activity [Evidence IMP] [PMID 3888627]; GO_function: GO:0003824 - catalytic activity [Evidence IEA]; GO_function: GO:0030170 - pyridoxal phosphate binding [Evidence IEA]; GO_function: GO:0008483 - transaminase activity [Evidence IEA,IEA]; GO_function: GO:0016740 - transferase activity [Evidence IEA]; GO_process: GO:0009450 - gamma-aminobutyric acid catabolic process [Evidence IMP] [PMID 3888627]; GO_process: GO:0009448 - gamma-aminobutyric acid metabolic process [Evidence IEA]): protein MIRSVTRSSLLRNRVAGARLTRLSSSVAASYFPNEPTAPSVKTAIPGPQTKAALEKLNKSMDIPAAYFVADYYKSLGNYIVDVDGNVLLDVYAQIASIALGYNNPALIEAAKSDAMINSLVNRPATGNFPSNDYADILEKGIMAAAPKGFSNVWTALSGSDANETAFKAAFIYQASKKRGSGGFTQEELTTTMSNQAPGSPAGSILSFESSFHGRLFGSLSATRSKPIHKLDIPAFDWPKAPFPRLQYPLEANVEANKQEEKRCLEEFEKILTTWKTPVAAVIVEPILSEGGDFHASRDFFQGIRDITKKHDVVMIVDEVQTGVGGTGKLWAHEHWNLDSVPDIVTFSKKAQAAGYYFSNPELRPKLAYRQFNTWCGDPSKAIIASAIFNEIKKNNLVERTAQVGDYLFGKLEALATKYPQNIANLRGKGQGTFIAWDCSSPEFRDNFIKKAKELGVNIGGCGVQAIRLRPALTFEEKHADILLDVVEKIVASA, encoded by the coding sequence ATGATTAGATCTGTTACTAGATCATCATTGCTTCGCAATCGCGTTGCTGGTGCCAGATTGACTCGTTTGTCATCGTCGGTTGCTGCTAGCTATTTCCCCAATGAGCCCACCGCTCCTTCTGTCAAGACAGCTATTCCTGGTCCTCAAACCAAGGCTGCTCTTGAGAAGCTCAACAAAAGCATGGATATCCCAGCTGCTTACTTTGTAGCTGATTATTACAAGTCTCTTGGAAACTACATTGTCGATGTTGACGGTAATGTTCTTTTAGACGTTTATGCTCAGATTGCTTCAATTGCTCTTGGATACAATAATCCTGCTTTGATTGAAGCTGCCAAGTCTGATGCCATGATCAATTCTCTTGTTAACAGACCTGCTACTGGTAACTTCCCTTCCAACGACTATGCTGATATTCTTGAGAAGGGAATcatggctgctgctcccaAAGGATTCTCTAATGTTTGGACTGCTTTATCCGGTTCGGATGCTAATGAAACTGCTTTCAAGGCTGCCTTTATTTATCAAGCCTCTAAGAAGAGAGGTTCTGGTGGCTTCACTCAGGAAGAGTTGACCACTACTATGTCTAACCAAGCTCCTGGTTCCCCAGCCGGATCTATTTTGTCATTCgagtcttctttccacGGTAGATTGTTCGGTTCGTTGTCTGCTACCAGATCTAAGCCCATTCACAAGCTCGATATTCCTGCTTTTGACTGGCCCAAGGCTCCTTTCCCAAGACTTCAATACCCTCTTGAGGCGAACGTCGAGGCTAATaagcaagaagaaaagagatGTCTCGAGGAGTTTGAGAAGATCTTGACCACCTGGAAGACCCCAGTTGCCGCTGTCATTGTTGAACCCATTCTTTCCGAGGGTGGTGATTTCCACGCTTCTCGCGACTTCTTCCAAGGTATCCGTGATATCACCAAGAAGCACGATGTTGTCATGATTGTCGACGAGGTTCAAACcggtgttggtggtactggtaagtTGTGGGCTCACGAGCACTGGAACCTCGACTCGGTTCCTGACATTGTCACCTTCTCCAAAAAGGCTCAAGCTGCCGGTTACTACTTCAGCAACCCTGAGCTTAGACCCAAGCTTGCATACCGTCAATTCAACACCTGGTGTGGTGACCCATCCAAGGCCATCATTGCCAGTGCCATCTTCAacgaaatcaaaaagaacaaccTCGTTGAGCGCACCGCTCAAGTCGGTGACTACCTCTTTGGTAAGCTTGAGGCTCTTGCTACCAAGTACCCTCAAAACATCGCCAACTTGAGAGGAAAGGGTCAAGGTACCTTCATTGCATGGGACTGCTCCTCTCCTGAGTTCCGTGACAACTTCATTAAGAAGGCCAAGGAACTTGGTGTCAACATTGGCGGCTGTGGTGTTCAAGCTATCCGTCTACGTCCTGCCTTGACCTTCGAGGAGAAGCATGCCGATATCCTCCTTGACGTTGTCGAGAAGATCGTCGCCTCCGCCTAG
- the SET2 gene encoding histone methyltransferase SET2 — translation MSKISRPIKVIEFSDSDDDLYGDKPSKQNGSHGPAENSVSSEKVRVAAAPSKVLKKENNIKISTSKPKVEIIDISNDDKSDIDEDDEPVSGAGRRARGNGTVTRSDLKQENTITDGDSAGSEEPVDPFDDQIKPKSEDKKNVKVTRQLFNDLESKTAEAQSTYIQLEQCTYQGRGNIGSSGQVEAMNCDCREHWVNGKNIACGDDSDCINRLTSIECTNDNCTCGDDCGNQRFQAKQYANVDVIQTELKGYGVRALEAIPQNTFIYEYIGEVIDESNFRQRMETYKLEGIRHFYFMMLQKGEFIDATKQGSMARFCNHSCRPNCYVDKWIVGDKVRMGIFSKRDIIKGEEITFDYNVDRYGTQAQPCYCGESNCIGILGGKTQTEAAATKLPQLIVDVLDLTRQDEKQWLSIAKKFKKDGRDGKYATADASGASDEDLYREYSLSLPAKPVQEESVTKIMSALLQGQEQWLIEKLVNRIFITDDSSVHGQVMRMHGYQVFSVILAADWPNDVVPLMILEILTRWPRLTKNKISSSKIESIVAGLAKDSTSDKVQKLASTLLQEWSSLEMAYRIPRRERGAKESTNSNSASGTPQEEGASSSPTRPAYPRAYGSNSHDNIQDNRGEKLPRRDWGAKDNYNNRGRERDYDNRYRRNRTRSPSPLPSGWETALAPDGRRYYFNRTTGLSSWTLPKEGSPQKDSRIIPDNEREKAELLQKEQERLQIEQIIESANQSRQNIVLLQQQKINELQSIVDAVKTKSSHRSSHRPSSEKKKKREDDTPESVFTRTVSST, via the coding sequence ATGTCGAAAATATCAAGGCCTATTAAGGTGATCGAATTTTCGGACTCAGATGACGACCTGTATGGAGATAAGCCCAGCAAACAAAACGGATCGCATGGACCAGCAGAGAACTCGGTCTCGAGTGAAAAGGTCCGCGTTGCGGCAGCCCCATCAAAGGTCTTGAAAAAGGAAAACAATATAAAAATTTCAACTAGCAAACCCAAGGTGGAAATCATCGATATTAGTAATGACGACAAGTCGGatattgacgaagatgacgaacCAGTTTCTGGAGCTGGCAGAAGGGCAAGAGGCAACGGAACTGTGACTCGCTCTGATttgaaacaagaaaacaCAATTACTGATGGCGACAGTGCTGGTTCAGAAGAGCCTGTTGATCCATTTGACGACCAGATTAAACCGAAATCTGAAGACAAAAAGAATGTAAAAGTTACTCGACAACTCTTCAACGACCTAGAGTCTAAGACTGCAGAGGCTCAATCAACATATATCCAGCTCGAACAGTGCACATACCAAGGAAGAGGCAATATTGGTAGCTCAGGTCAAGTGGAAGCTATGAACTGTGACTGCCGGGAGCACTGGGTTAATGGAAAAAATATTGCATGTGgtgatgattctgattGTATTAATAGACTCACGTCTATTGAGTGTACTAACGATAACTGTACATGCGGAGACGACTGTGGCAATCAGAGGTTTCAAGCTAAACAATATGCTAATGTGGATGTTATTCAAACTGAGCTCAAAGGATATGGTGTACGGGCGTTGGAGGCGATTCCTCAAAATACTTTTATCTACGAATATATAGGTGAGGTCATTGACGAAAGTAATTTCCGTCAAAGAATGGAAACCTATAAATTGGAAGGAATCCGACACTTTTACTTTATGATGCTTCAGAAAGGCGAGTTTATAGATGCCACGAAACAAGGAAGTATGGCGCGATTCTGTAACCATTCCTGTCGTCCTAACTGCTATGTTGACAAATGGATTGTTGGCGACAAAGTTAGAATGGGCATTTTCAGCAAACGGGATATTATCAAAGGCGAGGAGATTACCTTTGATTATAATGTAGACCGATATGGTACTCAAGCACAACCTTGTTATTGTGGAGAGTCGAATTGCATAGGTATCTTAGGTGGAAAGACTCAGacggaggcagcagctacCAAACTACCGCAACTAATAGTCGACGTTCTCGATCTCACGCGACAAGATGAGAAGCAGTGGCTTTCTATTGccaaaaaattcaaaaaagatGGCCGAGATGGCAAATATGCCACTGCTGATGCTAGTGGGGCTTCAGATGAGGATCTGTATCGAGAGTATTCACTGTCGCTTCCTGCCAAACCTGTTCAGGAAGAGTCGGTAACCAAAATCATGAGTGCGCTGCTTCAAGGCCAGGAGCAGTGGTTAATTGAAAAACTGGTCAACCGTATTTTTATTACGGATGATAGCAGTGTGCATGGCCAAGTGATGAGAATGCATGGATACCAAGTGTTCAGTGTaatattagcagcagactGGCCCAATGATGTAGTGCCACTAATGATTCTGGAGATTCTGACTCGATGGCCACGACTGAccaaaaacaagatttcCAGTTCGAAAATCGAGTCTATCGTAGCTGGACTGGCTAAAGATAGTACATCAGACAAAGTGCAGAAACTGGCATCCACTTTACTCCAAGAATGGAGCAGTTTAGAAATGGCATATCGGATTCCCCGACGAGAAAGAGGTGCTAAAGAAAGCACTAATTCGAATTCAGCCAGTGGTACTCCTCAAGAAGAGGGAGCGTCATCGTCACCAACCAGACCAGCATATCCTCGTGCTTATGGTAGTAATAGCCACGATAATATTCAAGACAACCGTGGTGAAAAGCTACCGAGACGAGACTGGGGTGCTAAAGATAACTATAATAATAGAGGCCGGGAGCGGGATTATGATAATCGGTACCGTCGCAATAGGACCAGATCACCATCACCGCTACCTTCAGGCTGGGAAACGGCTTTAGCACCAGACGGGCGTCGATATTATTTCAACCGCACCACAGGACTCAGTTCCTGGACGCTACCGAAAGAAGGGTCTCCACAAAAAGACTCGCGCATTATTCCCGATAACGAGAGAGAAAAGGCCGAACTGCTGCAGAAAGAGCAAGAACGGCTTCAAATCGAACAGATCATCGAATCAGCAAACCAAAGTCGCCAAAATATTGTGCTTctgcaacagcagaaaatCAACGAGCTGCAGTCCATTGTCGACGCTGTGAAAACCAAATCATCGCATCGGTCCAGCCATCGGCCAAGCagtgaaaagaaaaagaagcgTGAGGACGATACTCCAGAATCCGTCTTCACCAGAACTGTAAGTAGCACCTAG
- the ARC1 gene encoding Arc1p (Protein that binds tRNA and methionyl- and glutamyl-tRNA synthetases; involved in tRNA delivery, stimulating catalysis, and ensuring localization; also binds quadruplex nucleic acids; protein abundance increases in response to DNA replication stress; methionyl-tRNA synthetase is Mes1p; glutamyl-tRNA synthetase is Gus1p; GO_component: GO:0005737 - cytoplasm [Evidence IDA] [PMID 11726524]; GO_component: GO:0005737 - cytoplasm [Evidence IDA] [PMID 15710377]; GO_component: GO:0017102 - methionyl glutamyl tRNA synthetase complex [Evidence IMP,IPI] [PMID 9659920]; GO_function: GO:0003677 - DNA binding [Evidence IEA]; GO_function: GO:0003723 - RNA binding [Evidence IEA]; GO_function: GO:0008047 - enzyme activator activity [Evidence IDA] [PMID 11069915]; GO_function: GO:0080025 - phosphatidylinositol-3,5-bisphosphate binding [Evidence IDA] [PMID 16343487]; GO_function: GO:0032266 - phosphatidylinositol-3-phosphate binding [Evidence IDA] [PMID 16343487]; GO_function: GO:0000049 - tRNA binding [Evidence IEA,IEA]; GO_function: GO:0000049 - tRNA binding [Evidence IMP,IPI] [PMID 11726524]; GO_process: GO:0051351 - positive regulation of ligase activity [Evidence IDA] [PMID 11069915]; GO_process: GO:0006418 - tRNA aminoacylation for protein translation [Evidence IMP] [PMID 9659920]) — translation MALCLGRTCLKHTFKTSASYSVKYSVFRVNTNQNIRLPDWPLKSSIRTYSTENQPKTPNPSVVQFKTAVVEKVDYHPNADSLYVSQVRVEGGPTSELLTVCSGLVKYVPKDELEGRRIVVVTNLKPSKLRGIKSEAMLLAAVGDDSAGNKKLELVSPPKQAALGETLFFDKYPISQSQQVPLKSIKSKVWQEVQKQLFVNVSHEVIFRDHELGDLVLRNDAGDPATVASLTNGTVS, via the coding sequence atggCCTTGTGTCTAGGTAGAACATGTTTAAAGCATACTTTTAAAACTTCTGCTAGTTATTCAGTCAAGTACTCGGTTTTTCGAGTAAATACGAATCAGAATATCAGATTGCCCGATTGGCCATTAAAATCTAGCATCAGAACGTATTCGACTGAGAATCAACCTAAAACACCGAACCCATCAGTTGTTCAATTCAAAACAGCAGTAGTCGAGAAAGTGGATTATCATCCAAATGCCGATAGTTTATATGTGTCGCAAGTTCGTGTCGAAGGTGGACCAACAAGCGAATTGTTAACAGTGTGCAGCGGACTTGTGAAATATGTTCCTAAAGATGAATTAGAAGGAAGACGCATTGTGGTGGTCACAAATCTGAAACCTAGTAAATTGAGAGGAATTAAGTCCGAAGCCATGCtcttagcagcagttgGAGATGACAGTGCAGGTAACAAAAAGCTCGAATTGGTCTCTCCGCCAAAACAGGCAGCACTTGGTGAGACACTATTTTTTGACAAATATCCAATTTCACAAAGTCAACAAGTgccattgaaatcaataaagtCCAAAGTTTGGCAAGAGGTGCAAAAGCAGCTTTTTGTAAATGTCAGCCACGAAGTCATATTCCGGGACCATGAACTGGGAGACCTGGTACTTAGAAACGATGCAGGCGATCCTGCCACAGTAGCGAGTCTGACCAATGGTACCGTAAGTTAA
- the TFB4 gene encoding TFIIH/NER complex subunit TFB4 (Subunit of TFIIH complex; involved in transcription initiation, similar to 34 kDa subunit of human TFIIH; interacts with Ssl1p; GO_component: GO:0000439 - core TFIIH complex [Evidence IEA]; GO_component: GO:0000439 - core TFIIH complex [Evidence IDA] [PMID 14500720]; GO_component: GO:0000439 - core TFIIH complex [Evidence IDA] [PMID 19818408]; GO_component: GO:0005675 - holo TFIIH complex [Evidence IDA] [PMID 19818408]; GO_component: GO:0000112 - nucleotide-excision repair factor 3 complex [Evidence IPI] [PMID 10681587]; GO_component: GO:0005634 - nucleus [Evidence IEA,IEA]; GO_function: GO:0000990 - core RNA polymerase binding transcription factor activity [Evidence IC] [PMID 19818408]; GO_function: GO:0046872 - metal ion binding [Evidence IEA]; GO_process: GO:0006281 - DNA repair [Evidence IEA]; GO_process: GO:0006974 - cellular response to DNA damage stimulus [Evidence IEA]; GO_process: GO:0006289 - nucleotide-excision repair [Evidence IEA]; GO_process: GO:0006289 - nucleotide-excision repair [Evidence IMP] [PMID 10506223]; GO_process: GO:0070816 - phosphorylation of RNA polymerase II C-terminal domain [Evidence IDA] [PMID 19450536]; GO_process: GO:0070816 - phosphorylation of RNA polymerase II C-terminal domain [Evidence IDA] [PMID 19679665]; GO_process: GO:0006355 - regulation of transcription, DNA-templated [Evidence IEA,IEA]; GO_process: GO:0006366 - transcription from RNA polymerase II promoter [Evidence IDA] [PMID 19818408]; GO_process: GO:0006351 - transcription, DNA-templated [Evidence IEA]), which translates to MNAVDDTHASLGGSERTGSDEHPTLLGIVLDTNPTAWAELENKLSLKEAVESLLIFINAHLSLNNANRVAVIAAHTTGAKFLYPKPPSSSFENGSQSGHTSLKAMSGTTGTANIFDRQTMYRQFREVDEAVVGELDRLVSSATEKSVRSTQSAVSGALSLALTYINRVNSNEDEVKTHARILLVSVSGDLSSQYIPTMNCIFAAQKKRIPIDVCKLAGDTVFLQQASDSTNGTYMKLDHPRGLVQYLLSAFLVDPAILPHVNLSTQRDVDFRAACFVTKTVVDIGCVCSVCLCIMSKVPADGSCPMCGTVYDPQALQKINRKPMVIVKKKPKKKKAKLDSTPVGTPSPIP; encoded by the coding sequence ATgaatgctgttgatgatacACATGCTTCCCTCGGAGGTTCTGAACGAACCGGGTCAGATGAGCATCCCACACTTTTGGGAATAGTTTTAGACACAAATCCTACTGCATGGGCTGAATTAGAAAATAAGCTCTCATTGAAAGAGGCGGTTGAATCGTTGCTTATATTTATCAATGCGCATTTATCTTTGAATAATGCTAATCGAGTGGCAGTGATTGCTGCACACACCACTGGGGCCAAGTTCTTATATCCTAAACCACCGAGTTCGTCATTTGAAAATGGGTCACAATCGGGCCATACAAGCTTAAAAGCAATGTCGGGTACCACCGGCACAGCgaatatttttgatagGCAAACCATGTATCGACAGTTTCGTGAGGTTGATGAAGCAGTTGTAGGTGAATTGGATCGGCTAGTATCATCTGCTACAGAGAAGAGCGTTCGATCCACACAAAGTGCGGTCTCAGGCGCATTAAGTCTAGCTCTCACATATATCAATCGAGTGAATTccaatgaagacgaagTTAAGACCCATGCACGCATTTTACTGGTCAGTGTATCTGGAGATTTGTCTTCACAATATATCCCCACAATGAATTGTATTTTTGCAGCTCAGAAAAAGCGTATTCCTATTGATGTGTGCAAACTTGCTGGTGATACTGTTTTCTTGCAACAAGCCTCCGATTCTACAAATGGAACTTACATGAAACTTGATCATCCCAGGGGACTAGTTCAATATTTGTTAAGTGCATTTCTAGTGGATCCTGCCATCCTACCGCACGTTAACCTCAGTACTCAGCGTGATGTTGATTTCCGTGCTGCTTGCTTTGTCACGAAAACAGTTGTCGATATTGGGTGTGTTTGTAGCGTTTGCTTATGCATTATGAGCAAAGTTCCTGCCGACGGTTCCTGTCCAATGTGTGGCACAGTATATGATCCTCAAGCTCTTCAAAAGATTAACAGAAAGCCTATGGTAATTgtaaagaagaaaccaaagaagaagaaagcgAAACTGGACTCTACTCCCGTCGGTACTCCTTCCCCTATCCCATGA
- the MRPL37 gene encoding mitochondrial 54S ribosomal protein YmL37 (Mitochondrial ribosomal protein of the large subunit; GO_component: GO:0005762 - mitochondrial large ribosomal subunit [Evidence IDA] [PMID 2060626]; GO_component: GO:0005739 - mitochondrion [Evidence IEA,IEA]; GO_component: GO:0005739 - mitochondrion [Evidence IDA] [PMID 16823961]; GO_component: GO:0030529 - ribonucleoprotein complex [Evidence IEA]; GO_component: GO:0005840 - ribosome [Evidence IEA]; GO_function: GO:0003735 - structural constituent of ribosome [Evidence IDA] [PMID 2060626]; GO_process: GO:0032543 - mitochondrial translation [Evidence IC] [PMID 2060626]; GO_process: GO:0030435 - sporulation resulting in formation of a cellular spore [Evidence IEA]), whose product MLRLITRQVLRTTVPRTSFVRLASTSAPNTETTSSTKKTITSIAPAGTKLKGLNIKKGGEDPIALAENEYPEWLWELLDPAAQKAKLESDAGRQARKERRSANRQKIKMNNFLAGMKN is encoded by the coding sequence ATGTTGAGATTAATAACCCGTCAAGTGTTGAGAACGACAGTTCCAAGGACATCGTTTGTTCGACTGGCATCTACTAGTGCCCCGAATACCGAAACAACATCTTCCACTAAGAAAACTATCACATCTATTGCCCCGGCCGGAACTAAGCTCAAGGGTCTCAATATCAAGAAGGGAGGTGaagaccccattgctctCGCTGAAAACGAGTATCCTGAATGGCTCTGGGAGCTATTAGATCCTGCCGCTCAGAAGGCGAAACTAGAAAGTGATGCTGGAAGGCAAGCTCGCAAGGAGCGTAGATCCGCCAACCGTCAAAAGATTAAAATGAACAACTTCCTTGCTGGTATGAAGAATTAG